The Bubalus bubalis isolate 160015118507 breed Murrah chromosome 16, NDDB_SH_1, whole genome shotgun sequence genome window below encodes:
- the CCDC73 gene encoding coiled-coil domain-containing protein 73 isoform X21 — protein sequence MENDFKTESASSAFSLQSSSETLFSIQLLDFKTNLLEALEELRMRREAETQYEEQIAKIIMETQELKWQKELKTVTSDLIKTKVTCQQQKMGAENNLTIKEQKFQELEERLKMELELNKKINEEITCIQEEKQGIIISFQQLQQLLQQQTQANTEMEEKLKTLERDNELQREKVKENEEKFLNLQNEHEKALETWKKHVEELNGEINEIKNELSSLKETHTKLQEDYDELCDQKKFEEDKKFENLPEVNTEMSVEKSGNTIIQKYNSRQEIREENTKSCCLDTEYKEKGETKEGPFLEEIIIDLQLFEKSSKNKIDIVVPQDENQSEIPLGKTLGIEKELISEGQTLDITDFTKVVTTEIKNKVDLEKDNECTEVKSPSIPFVVADSSMETEKIHLERTEGLDLHHANTHLGVENNSTSFNSILNEMACHTNHKKDVSEDEPFKQQFRLFPGTQENTTEKVITNSHQIKTDLDSSVDVKRNLVQPQKYSLQDSENVMLDDKQCKIRQTQLLNKKNECSLLPFKETSDVQQVGEGPSEQPQLAIPCDIAINHPISSAVFSDNLNVLLKNSDKINIMPMLVTPNSSPGKRTIWKNLNDMQNSQVENCLGYLENNVSLSHLQINNENIDASQAKDMKTASHVKTSTEMQFSNKESQIDENQITEVKKKDCLPNERQHTLLNSTEKTESLNDIVSGKIYSEGQLEESCSFHIKPSGDLVNISGRSAFDLSTSDKKTEKTLVYVNFLGPSSLSKVNQIESQTVSTSTSSIPLLLNERPVGLLENKKTVSMTLCKNVSVDEARNDVGPDTTSINRVADTLNNSSIHPDPRGEPSEERNAIAKTFYDSSFPTEHVKTKPLKSTPLQSHFQAIKIKNTDLDVSSGEDDWQHLVTNQINEIEKFLSLENDNQPKKRKAEEMAEKTD from the exons GAACTTAAAACAGTAACCTCAGACTTGATAAAGACCAAAGTCACATGTCAACAACAGAAGATGGGAGCAGAAAACAATTTAAcaattaaagaacaaaaatttcaagAACTTGAAGAAAGACTCAAAatg GAATTGGAATTAAATAAGAAGATCAATGAAGAGATAACCTGTattcaagaagaaaaacag ggTATCATCATTTCTTTCCAACAATTGCAGCAGTTACTGCAGCAACAAACTCAAGCTAatactgaaatggaagaaaaattgaag ACCCTTGAAAGAGATAATGAGCTGCAAAGGGAgaaggtaaaagaaaatgaagaaaagttcCTTAATCTTCAAAATGAGCATGAGAAAGCACTAGAAACCTGGAAGAAGCAT GTTGAAGAACTTAATGGAGAAATTAATGAGATTAAAAATGAGTTATCATCACTTAAAGAAACTCATACTAAGCTACAAGAAGATTATGATGAATTATGTGATCAGAAAAAGTTTGAGGAAGACAAGAAGTTTGAG AATCTTCCAGAAGTAAACACTGAAATGTCAGTGGAAAAATCAGGAAACACCATCATACAGAAATAtaattccaggcaagaaataaggGAAGAAAATACCAAGAGTTGTTGTTTAGACactgaatacaaagaaaaagggGAAACGAAAGAAGGCCCATTTTTAGAGGAAATCATTATAG ACTTACAGCTTTTTGAAAAAAGCTCCAAGAATAAAATTGATATTGTTGTGCCACAGGATGAAAACCAAAGTGAAATACCCCTGGGCAAAACCCTCGGCATAGAAAAAGAATTAATTAGTGAAGGACAAACCTTGGATATTACCGACTTTACAAAAGTGGttactacagaaataaaaaacaaggtgGACTTGGAAAAAGATAATGAGTGTACAGAAGTTAAATCACCAAGTATTCCCTTTGTAGTGGCAGATTCAtcaatggaaacagaaaagatccATCTAGAAAGAACTGAAGGATTAGATCTTCACCATGCAAATACACATCTGGGGGTTGAAAATAACAGCACATCATTTAACAGTATTTTAAATGAGATGGCTTGCCATACAAATCATAAAAAAGATGTTTCTGAAGATGAGCCATTCAAACAACAGTTCAGATTGTTTCCAGGGACTCAAGAAAATACCACAGAGAAGGTAATTACAAATAGCCACCAAATCAAAACAGATCTGGATTCTTCTGTAGATGTAAAAAGGAATCTTGTCCAGCCTCAGAAATATAGTTTACAGGATTCAGAGAATGTTATGTTAGATGATAAACAATGTAAAATAAGACAGACACaactgttaaataaaaaaaatgaatgtagcCTATTGCCATTTAAAGAAACTTCAGATGTTCAGCAAGTTGGTGAAGGTCCTTCAGAGCAACCTCAACTAGCTATTCCTTGTGATATAGCAATCAACCACCCCATTTCTTCTGCCGTTTTCAGTGACAATTTGAATGTACTTTTAAAGAATTCAGATAAAATTAATATCATGCCTATGTTGGTGACGCCCAACTCAAGCCCTGGGAAAAGAACTATATGGAAAAATCTAAATGATATGCAAAACAGTCAAGTTGAGAACTGTTTGGGGTATCTAGAAAACAATGTGAGTCTTTCCCATCTTCAAATTAACAATGAGAATATAGATGCTTCACAAGCCAAAGATATGAAAACTGCTAGTCATGTGAAAACTTCCACAGAAATGCAGTTTTCCAATAAAGAGAGTCAGATTGATGAGAATCAGAtaactgaagttaaaaaaaaagactgcttgCCTAATGAAAGACAGCATACATTGTTAAATAGTACAGAGAAAACGGAGTCATTAAATGACATTGTTTCAGGAAAAATTTACAGTGAAGGACAGCTGGAAGAATCATGTTCATTTCACATAAAGCCATCTGGAGATTTAGTAAACATAAGTGGAAGGTCAGCCTTTGATCTTTCCACTTCAgataaaaaaactgagaaaactcTAGTGTATGTGAATTTTTTAGGCCCTAGTTCTTTGTCAAAAGTAAATCAAATTGAAAGTCAAACAGTGAGCACTTCAACATCTAGCATTCCTTTGTTGCTGAACGAGAGACCAGTAGGTCtgttagaaaacaaaaagactgtTTCGATGACACTTTGTAAAAATGTTAGTGTGGATGAGGCCAGGAATGATGTTGGACCag ATACTACCAGCATTAACAGAGTTGCTGACACTTTGAATAACTCAAGTATCCATCCAGATCCCAGGGGAGAGCCCAGTGAAGAGAGGAATGCAATTGCAAAGACTTTTTATGATTCTTCTTTTCCCACAGAACAT GTGAAAACAAAGCCTCTGAAATCAACTCCACTACAAAGCCATTTTCAGGCAATCAAgattaaaaatactgatttagATGTGTCTTCTGGTGAAGATGACTGGCAGCACTTGGTAacaaatcaaataaatgaaattgaaaagtttCTAAGCTTAGAAAATGACAACcaacctaaaaaaagaaaagcagaagagatggcagaaaaaacagattaa
- the CCDC73 gene encoding coiled-coil domain-containing protein 73 isoform X19 has protein sequence MENDFKTESASSAFSLQSSSETLFSIQLLDFKTNLLEALEELRMRREAETQYEEQIAKIIMETQELKWQKVSKYSLQKKVSEMELKTVTSDLIKTKVTCQQQKMGAENNLTIKEQKFQELEERLKMELELNKKINEEITCIQEEKQGIIISFQQLQQLLQQQTQANTEMEEKLKTLERDNELQREKVKENEEKFLNLQNEHEKALETWKKHVEELNGEINEIKNELSSLKETHTKLQEDYDELCDQKKFEEDKKFENLPEVNTEMSVEKSGNTIIQKYNSRQEIREENTKSCCLDTEYKEKGETKEGPFLEEIIIDLQLFEKSSKNKIDIVVPQDENQSEIPLGKTLGIEKELISEGQTLDITDFTKVVTTEIKNKVDLEKDNECTEVKSPSIPFVVADSSMETEKIHLERTEGLDLHHANTHLGVENNSTSFNSILNEMACHTNHKKDVSEDEPFKQQFRLFPGTQENTTEKVITNSHQIKTDLDSSVDVKRNLVQPQKYSLQDSENVMLDDKQCKIRQTQLLNKKNECSLLPFKETSDVQQVGEGPSEQPQLAIPCDIAINHPISSAVFSDNLNVLLKNSDKINIMPMLVTPNSSPGKRTIWKNLNDMQNSQVENCLGYLENNVSLSHLQINNENIDASQAKDMKTASHVKTSTEMQFSNKESQIDENQITEVKKKDCLPNERQHTLLNSTEKTESLNDIVSGKIYSEGQLEESCSFHIKPSGDLVNISGRSAFDLSTSDKKTEKTLVYVNFLGPSSLSKVNQIESQTVSTSTSSIPLLLNERPVGLLENKKTVSMTLCKNVSVDEARNDVGPDTTSINRVADTLNNSSIHPDPRGEPSEERNAIAKTFYDSSFPTEHVKTKPLKSTPLQSHFQAIKIKNTDLDVSSGEDDWQHLVTNQINEIEKFLSLENDNQPKKRKAEEMAEKTD, from the exons GAACTTAAAACAGTAACCTCAGACTTGATAAAGACCAAAGTCACATGTCAACAACAGAAGATGGGAGCAGAAAACAATTTAAcaattaaagaacaaaaatttcaagAACTTGAAGAAAGACTCAAAatg GAATTGGAATTAAATAAGAAGATCAATGAAGAGATAACCTGTattcaagaagaaaaacag ggTATCATCATTTCTTTCCAACAATTGCAGCAGTTACTGCAGCAACAAACTCAAGCTAatactgaaatggaagaaaaattgaag ACCCTTGAAAGAGATAATGAGCTGCAAAGGGAgaaggtaaaagaaaatgaagaaaagttcCTTAATCTTCAAAATGAGCATGAGAAAGCACTAGAAACCTGGAAGAAGCAT GTTGAAGAACTTAATGGAGAAATTAATGAGATTAAAAATGAGTTATCATCACTTAAAGAAACTCATACTAAGCTACAAGAAGATTATGATGAATTATGTGATCAGAAAAAGTTTGAGGAAGACAAGAAGTTTGAG AATCTTCCAGAAGTAAACACTGAAATGTCAGTGGAAAAATCAGGAAACACCATCATACAGAAATAtaattccaggcaagaaataaggGAAGAAAATACCAAGAGTTGTTGTTTAGACactgaatacaaagaaaaagggGAAACGAAAGAAGGCCCATTTTTAGAGGAAATCATTATAG ACTTACAGCTTTTTGAAAAAAGCTCCAAGAATAAAATTGATATTGTTGTGCCACAGGATGAAAACCAAAGTGAAATACCCCTGGGCAAAACCCTCGGCATAGAAAAAGAATTAATTAGTGAAGGACAAACCTTGGATATTACCGACTTTACAAAAGTGGttactacagaaataaaaaacaaggtgGACTTGGAAAAAGATAATGAGTGTACAGAAGTTAAATCACCAAGTATTCCCTTTGTAGTGGCAGATTCAtcaatggaaacagaaaagatccATCTAGAAAGAACTGAAGGATTAGATCTTCACCATGCAAATACACATCTGGGGGTTGAAAATAACAGCACATCATTTAACAGTATTTTAAATGAGATGGCTTGCCATACAAATCATAAAAAAGATGTTTCTGAAGATGAGCCATTCAAACAACAGTTCAGATTGTTTCCAGGGACTCAAGAAAATACCACAGAGAAGGTAATTACAAATAGCCACCAAATCAAAACAGATCTGGATTCTTCTGTAGATGTAAAAAGGAATCTTGTCCAGCCTCAGAAATATAGTTTACAGGATTCAGAGAATGTTATGTTAGATGATAAACAATGTAAAATAAGACAGACACaactgttaaataaaaaaaatgaatgtagcCTATTGCCATTTAAAGAAACTTCAGATGTTCAGCAAGTTGGTGAAGGTCCTTCAGAGCAACCTCAACTAGCTATTCCTTGTGATATAGCAATCAACCACCCCATTTCTTCTGCCGTTTTCAGTGACAATTTGAATGTACTTTTAAAGAATTCAGATAAAATTAATATCATGCCTATGTTGGTGACGCCCAACTCAAGCCCTGGGAAAAGAACTATATGGAAAAATCTAAATGATATGCAAAACAGTCAAGTTGAGAACTGTTTGGGGTATCTAGAAAACAATGTGAGTCTTTCCCATCTTCAAATTAACAATGAGAATATAGATGCTTCACAAGCCAAAGATATGAAAACTGCTAGTCATGTGAAAACTTCCACAGAAATGCAGTTTTCCAATAAAGAGAGTCAGATTGATGAGAATCAGAtaactgaagttaaaaaaaaagactgcttgCCTAATGAAAGACAGCATACATTGTTAAATAGTACAGAGAAAACGGAGTCATTAAATGACATTGTTTCAGGAAAAATTTACAGTGAAGGACAGCTGGAAGAATCATGTTCATTTCACATAAAGCCATCTGGAGATTTAGTAAACATAAGTGGAAGGTCAGCCTTTGATCTTTCCACTTCAgataaaaaaactgagaaaactcTAGTGTATGTGAATTTTTTAGGCCCTAGTTCTTTGTCAAAAGTAAATCAAATTGAAAGTCAAACAGTGAGCACTTCAACATCTAGCATTCCTTTGTTGCTGAACGAGAGACCAGTAGGTCtgttagaaaacaaaaagactgtTTCGATGACACTTTGTAAAAATGTTAGTGTGGATGAGGCCAGGAATGATGTTGGACCag ATACTACCAGCATTAACAGAGTTGCTGACACTTTGAATAACTCAAGTATCCATCCAGATCCCAGGGGAGAGCCCAGTGAAGAGAGGAATGCAATTGCAAAGACTTTTTATGATTCTTCTTTTCCCACAGAACAT GTGAAAACAAAGCCTCTGAAATCAACTCCACTACAAAGCCATTTTCAGGCAATCAAgattaaaaatactgatttagATGTGTCTTCTGGTGAAGATGACTGGCAGCACTTGGTAacaaatcaaataaatgaaattgaaaagtttCTAAGCTTAGAAAATGACAACcaacctaaaaaaagaaaagcagaagagatggcagaaaaaacagattaa
- the CCDC73 gene encoding coiled-coil domain-containing protein 73 isoform X27 has product METQELKWQKELKTVTSDLIKTKVTCQQQKMGAENNLTIKEQKFQELEERLKMELELNKKINEEITCIQEEKQGIIISFQQLQQLLQQQTQANTEMEEKLKTLERDNELQREKVKENEEKFLNLQNEHEKALETWKKHVEELNGEINEIKNELSSLKETHTKLQEDYDELCDQKKFEEDKKFENLPEVNTEMSVEKSGNTIIQKYNSRQEIREENTKSCCLDTEYKEKGETKEGPFLEEIIIDLQLFEKSSKNKIDIVVPQDENQSEIPLGKTLGIEKELISEGQTLDITDFTKVVTTEIKNKVDLEKDNECTEVKSPSIPFVVADSSMETEKIHLERTEGLDLHHANTHLGVENNSTSFNSILNEMACHTNHKKDVSEDEPFKQQFRLFPGTQENTTEKVITNSHQIKTDLDSSVDVKRNLVQPQKYSLQDSENVMLDDKQCKIRQTQLLNKKNECSLLPFKETSDVQQVGEGPSEQPQLAIPCDIAINHPISSAVFSDNLNVLLKNSDKINIMPMLVTPNSSPGKRTIWKNLNDMQNSQVENCLGYLENNVSLSHLQINNENIDASQAKDMKTASHVKTSTEMQFSNKESQIDENQITEVKKKDCLPNERQHTLLNSTEKTESLNDIVSGKIYSEGQLEESCSFHIKPSGDLVNISGRSAFDLSTSDKKTEKTLVYVNFLGPSSLSKVNQIESQTVSTSTSSIPLLLNERPVGLLENKKTVSMTLCKNVSVDEARNDVGPDTTSINRVADTLNNSSIHPDPRGEPSEERNAIAKTFYDSSFPTEHVKTKPLKSTPLQSHFQAIKIKNTDLDVSSGEDDWQHLVTNQINEIEKFLSLENDNQPKKRKAEEMAEKTD; this is encoded by the exons GAACTTAAAACAGTAACCTCAGACTTGATAAAGACCAAAGTCACATGTCAACAACAGAAGATGGGAGCAGAAAACAATTTAAcaattaaagaacaaaaatttcaagAACTTGAAGAAAGACTCAAAatg GAATTGGAATTAAATAAGAAGATCAATGAAGAGATAACCTGTattcaagaagaaaaacag ggTATCATCATTTCTTTCCAACAATTGCAGCAGTTACTGCAGCAACAAACTCAAGCTAatactgaaatggaagaaaaattgaag ACCCTTGAAAGAGATAATGAGCTGCAAAGGGAgaaggtaaaagaaaatgaagaaaagttcCTTAATCTTCAAAATGAGCATGAGAAAGCACTAGAAACCTGGAAGAAGCAT GTTGAAGAACTTAATGGAGAAATTAATGAGATTAAAAATGAGTTATCATCACTTAAAGAAACTCATACTAAGCTACAAGAAGATTATGATGAATTATGTGATCAGAAAAAGTTTGAGGAAGACAAGAAGTTTGAG AATCTTCCAGAAGTAAACACTGAAATGTCAGTGGAAAAATCAGGAAACACCATCATACAGAAATAtaattccaggcaagaaataaggGAAGAAAATACCAAGAGTTGTTGTTTAGACactgaatacaaagaaaaagggGAAACGAAAGAAGGCCCATTTTTAGAGGAAATCATTATAG ACTTACAGCTTTTTGAAAAAAGCTCCAAGAATAAAATTGATATTGTTGTGCCACAGGATGAAAACCAAAGTGAAATACCCCTGGGCAAAACCCTCGGCATAGAAAAAGAATTAATTAGTGAAGGACAAACCTTGGATATTACCGACTTTACAAAAGTGGttactacagaaataaaaaacaaggtgGACTTGGAAAAAGATAATGAGTGTACAGAAGTTAAATCACCAAGTATTCCCTTTGTAGTGGCAGATTCAtcaatggaaacagaaaagatccATCTAGAAAGAACTGAAGGATTAGATCTTCACCATGCAAATACACATCTGGGGGTTGAAAATAACAGCACATCATTTAACAGTATTTTAAATGAGATGGCTTGCCATACAAATCATAAAAAAGATGTTTCTGAAGATGAGCCATTCAAACAACAGTTCAGATTGTTTCCAGGGACTCAAGAAAATACCACAGAGAAGGTAATTACAAATAGCCACCAAATCAAAACAGATCTGGATTCTTCTGTAGATGTAAAAAGGAATCTTGTCCAGCCTCAGAAATATAGTTTACAGGATTCAGAGAATGTTATGTTAGATGATAAACAATGTAAAATAAGACAGACACaactgttaaataaaaaaaatgaatgtagcCTATTGCCATTTAAAGAAACTTCAGATGTTCAGCAAGTTGGTGAAGGTCCTTCAGAGCAACCTCAACTAGCTATTCCTTGTGATATAGCAATCAACCACCCCATTTCTTCTGCCGTTTTCAGTGACAATTTGAATGTACTTTTAAAGAATTCAGATAAAATTAATATCATGCCTATGTTGGTGACGCCCAACTCAAGCCCTGGGAAAAGAACTATATGGAAAAATCTAAATGATATGCAAAACAGTCAAGTTGAGAACTGTTTGGGGTATCTAGAAAACAATGTGAGTCTTTCCCATCTTCAAATTAACAATGAGAATATAGATGCTTCACAAGCCAAAGATATGAAAACTGCTAGTCATGTGAAAACTTCCACAGAAATGCAGTTTTCCAATAAAGAGAGTCAGATTGATGAGAATCAGAtaactgaagttaaaaaaaaagactgcttgCCTAATGAAAGACAGCATACATTGTTAAATAGTACAGAGAAAACGGAGTCATTAAATGACATTGTTTCAGGAAAAATTTACAGTGAAGGACAGCTGGAAGAATCATGTTCATTTCACATAAAGCCATCTGGAGATTTAGTAAACATAAGTGGAAGGTCAGCCTTTGATCTTTCCACTTCAgataaaaaaactgagaaaactcTAGTGTATGTGAATTTTTTAGGCCCTAGTTCTTTGTCAAAAGTAAATCAAATTGAAAGTCAAACAGTGAGCACTTCAACATCTAGCATTCCTTTGTTGCTGAACGAGAGACCAGTAGGTCtgttagaaaacaaaaagactgtTTCGATGACACTTTGTAAAAATGTTAGTGTGGATGAGGCCAGGAATGATGTTGGACCag ATACTACCAGCATTAACAGAGTTGCTGACACTTTGAATAACTCAAGTATCCATCCAGATCCCAGGGGAGAGCCCAGTGAAGAGAGGAATGCAATTGCAAAGACTTTTTATGATTCTTCTTTTCCCACAGAACAT GTGAAAACAAAGCCTCTGAAATCAACTCCACTACAAAGCCATTTTCAGGCAATCAAgattaaaaatactgatttagATGTGTCTTCTGGTGAAGATGACTGGCAGCACTTGGTAacaaatcaaataaatgaaattgaaaagtttCTAAGCTTAGAAAATGACAACcaacctaaaaaaagaaaagcagaagagatggcagaaaaaacagattaa
- the CCDC73 gene encoding coiled-coil domain-containing protein 73 isoform X24, with amino-acid sequence MENDFKTESASSAFSLQSSSETLFSIQLLDFKTNLLEALEELRMRREAETQYEEQIAKIIMETQELKWQKVSKYSLQKKVSEMELELNKKINEEITCIQEEKQGIIISFQQLQQLLQQQTQANTEMEEKLKTLERDNELQREKVKENEEKFLNLQNEHEKALETWKKHVEELNGEINEIKNELSSLKETHTKLQEDYDELCDQKKFEEDKKFENLPEVNTEMSVEKSGNTIIQKYNSRQEIREENTKSCCLDTEYKEKGETKEGPFLEEIIIDLQLFEKSSKNKIDIVVPQDENQSEIPLGKTLGIEKELISEGQTLDITDFTKVVTTEIKNKVDLEKDNECTEVKSPSIPFVVADSSMETEKIHLERTEGLDLHHANTHLGVENNSTSFNSILNEMACHTNHKKDVSEDEPFKQQFRLFPGTQENTTEKVITNSHQIKTDLDSSVDVKRNLVQPQKYSLQDSENVMLDDKQCKIRQTQLLNKKNECSLLPFKETSDVQQVGEGPSEQPQLAIPCDIAINHPISSAVFSDNLNVLLKNSDKINIMPMLVTPNSSPGKRTIWKNLNDMQNSQVENCLGYLENNVSLSHLQINNENIDASQAKDMKTASHVKTSTEMQFSNKESQIDENQITEVKKKDCLPNERQHTLLNSTEKTESLNDIVSGKIYSEGQLEESCSFHIKPSGDLVNISGRSAFDLSTSDKKTEKTLVYVNFLGPSSLSKVNQIESQTVSTSTSSIPLLLNERPVGLLENKKTVSMTLCKNVSVDEARNDVGPDTTSINRVADTLNNSSIHPDPRGEPSEERNAIAKTFYDSSFPTEHVKTKPLKSTPLQSHFQAIKIKNTDLDVSSGEDDWQHLVTNQINEIEKFLSLENDNQPKKRKAEEMAEKTD; translated from the exons GAATTGGAATTAAATAAGAAGATCAATGAAGAGATAACCTGTattcaagaagaaaaacag ggTATCATCATTTCTTTCCAACAATTGCAGCAGTTACTGCAGCAACAAACTCAAGCTAatactgaaatggaagaaaaattgaag ACCCTTGAAAGAGATAATGAGCTGCAAAGGGAgaaggtaaaagaaaatgaagaaaagttcCTTAATCTTCAAAATGAGCATGAGAAAGCACTAGAAACCTGGAAGAAGCAT GTTGAAGAACTTAATGGAGAAATTAATGAGATTAAAAATGAGTTATCATCACTTAAAGAAACTCATACTAAGCTACAAGAAGATTATGATGAATTATGTGATCAGAAAAAGTTTGAGGAAGACAAGAAGTTTGAG AATCTTCCAGAAGTAAACACTGAAATGTCAGTGGAAAAATCAGGAAACACCATCATACAGAAATAtaattccaggcaagaaataaggGAAGAAAATACCAAGAGTTGTTGTTTAGACactgaatacaaagaaaaagggGAAACGAAAGAAGGCCCATTTTTAGAGGAAATCATTATAG ACTTACAGCTTTTTGAAAAAAGCTCCAAGAATAAAATTGATATTGTTGTGCCACAGGATGAAAACCAAAGTGAAATACCCCTGGGCAAAACCCTCGGCATAGAAAAAGAATTAATTAGTGAAGGACAAACCTTGGATATTACCGACTTTACAAAAGTGGttactacagaaataaaaaacaaggtgGACTTGGAAAAAGATAATGAGTGTACAGAAGTTAAATCACCAAGTATTCCCTTTGTAGTGGCAGATTCAtcaatggaaacagaaaagatccATCTAGAAAGAACTGAAGGATTAGATCTTCACCATGCAAATACACATCTGGGGGTTGAAAATAACAGCACATCATTTAACAGTATTTTAAATGAGATGGCTTGCCATACAAATCATAAAAAAGATGTTTCTGAAGATGAGCCATTCAAACAACAGTTCAGATTGTTTCCAGGGACTCAAGAAAATACCACAGAGAAGGTAATTACAAATAGCCACCAAATCAAAACAGATCTGGATTCTTCTGTAGATGTAAAAAGGAATCTTGTCCAGCCTCAGAAATATAGTTTACAGGATTCAGAGAATGTTATGTTAGATGATAAACAATGTAAAATAAGACAGACACaactgttaaataaaaaaaatgaatgtagcCTATTGCCATTTAAAGAAACTTCAGATGTTCAGCAAGTTGGTGAAGGTCCTTCAGAGCAACCTCAACTAGCTATTCCTTGTGATATAGCAATCAACCACCCCATTTCTTCTGCCGTTTTCAGTGACAATTTGAATGTACTTTTAAAGAATTCAGATAAAATTAATATCATGCCTATGTTGGTGACGCCCAACTCAAGCCCTGGGAAAAGAACTATATGGAAAAATCTAAATGATATGCAAAACAGTCAAGTTGAGAACTGTTTGGGGTATCTAGAAAACAATGTGAGTCTTTCCCATCTTCAAATTAACAATGAGAATATAGATGCTTCACAAGCCAAAGATATGAAAACTGCTAGTCATGTGAAAACTTCCACAGAAATGCAGTTTTCCAATAAAGAGAGTCAGATTGATGAGAATCAGAtaactgaagttaaaaaaaaagactgcttgCCTAATGAAAGACAGCATACATTGTTAAATAGTACAGAGAAAACGGAGTCATTAAATGACATTGTTTCAGGAAAAATTTACAGTGAAGGACAGCTGGAAGAATCATGTTCATTTCACATAAAGCCATCTGGAGATTTAGTAAACATAAGTGGAAGGTCAGCCTTTGATCTTTCCACTTCAgataaaaaaactgagaaaactcTAGTGTATGTGAATTTTTTAGGCCCTAGTTCTTTGTCAAAAGTAAATCAAATTGAAAGTCAAACAGTGAGCACTTCAACATCTAGCATTCCTTTGTTGCTGAACGAGAGACCAGTAGGTCtgttagaaaacaaaaagactgtTTCGATGACACTTTGTAAAAATGTTAGTGTGGATGAGGCCAGGAATGATGTTGGACCag ATACTACCAGCATTAACAGAGTTGCTGACACTTTGAATAACTCAAGTATCCATCCAGATCCCAGGGGAGAGCCCAGTGAAGAGAGGAATGCAATTGCAAAGACTTTTTATGATTCTTCTTTTCCCACAGAACAT GTGAAAACAAAGCCTCTGAAATCAACTCCACTACAAAGCCATTTTCAGGCAATCAAgattaaaaatactgatttagATGTGTCTTCTGGTGAAGATGACTGGCAGCACTTGGTAacaaatcaaataaatgaaattgaaaagtttCTAAGCTTAGAAAATGACAACcaacctaaaaaaagaaaagcagaagagatggcagaaaaaacagattaa